The following are encoded in a window of Maridesulfovibrio ferrireducens genomic DNA:
- the pstB gene encoding phosphate ABC transporter ATP-binding protein PstB, with protein sequence MGQAVKIASRHLDFYYGDFKALEDISMDFVENRVTSLIGPSGCGKSTFLRCLNRMNDLIPGTKVDGELTLDDENIYAQGLDVVTLRRRVGMVFQKPNPFPKSIFENVAYGLRVNGIKDKEYLAVKVEESLKGSALWDEVKDRLHASALGLSGGQQQRLCIARALAVEPEILLMDEPASALDPIATQKIEDLIHELKKKFTIIIVTHSMQQAARVSDRTAFFYMGRLIETGKTETMFTKPKNKQTEDYITGRFG encoded by the coding sequence ATGGGGCAAGCTGTTAAAATCGCTTCCAGACATCTAGATTTTTATTATGGAGACTTCAAAGCTCTTGAAGATATCTCTATGGATTTTGTTGAAAACAGAGTTACCTCGCTCATCGGGCCTTCCGGTTGCGGTAAGAGTACGTTTTTACGCTGTTTAAACAGAATGAATGATCTAATTCCCGGCACAAAAGTAGACGGGGAACTTACTCTGGATGATGAAAATATATATGCACAAGGTCTTGATGTAGTGACTTTGAGGAGACGCGTAGGAATGGTTTTTCAGAAACCGAATCCTTTTCCTAAGTCTATTTTTGAGAATGTTGCTTACGGGCTTCGTGTCAACGGCATTAAAGATAAAGAGTATCTGGCTGTAAAAGTCGAAGAAAGTTTGAAAGGCAGTGCTCTTTGGGATGAAGTTAAAGATCGGCTTCATGCTTCCGCATTGGGTCTTTCAGGCGGGCAGCAGCAGAGACTTTGTATTGCAAGAGCCTTGGCTGTAGAGCCTGAAATTCTGCTTATGGATGAACCTGCGTCTGCTCTTGATCCTATTGCTACTCAGAAGATCGAGGATTTGATTCACGAGCTTAAAAAGAAATTTACTATTATTATTGTCACTCACAGCATGCAGCAGGCAGCCAGAGTTTCCGACCGGACAGCCTTTTTCTATATGGGCCGACTGATTGAAACCGGCAAGACTGAAACAATGTTCACTAAGCCTAAAAACAAACAGACGGAAGATTATATCACCGGACGTTTCGGTTGA
- a CDS encoding 30S ribosomal protein S1, whose protein sequence is MENNENLNSEMEMDFEAALEDYLNADFGNLDEGSIVVGEVVKVDKDFVLIDVNFKSEGQIAASEFLDVDGEMTVKVGDKVDVFVSNKNENEGTINLSRDKAKRMQLFDKLEEMQENEGIVEGRIVRRIKGGYTVDLDGVEAFLPGSHVDLRPVPDMDALVDQTYEFKILKINRRRSNVIVSRRVLLEEQRNEMRSKLLETLEEEQTIIGKVKNITEYGVFIDLGGLDGLLHITDMSWKRIKHPKEMVSLGDELELRVLNFDQEGQKVSLGLKQLVPDPWEDISGKYPEGSKFSGKVTNLADYGAFVELEAGVEGLVHISEMSWTRKLRHPSQMVRVGDEVDVIVLGVDPDKKRISLGMKQVKPNPWDVVAEKFPEGTVLEGQIKNITEFGVFIGIEDGIDGLIHVSDISWTRKVRHPSEVYSVGDSVQAKVLTVDKENEKFTLGVKQLSDDPWSQVPSKYPVGCTLEGLITNITDFGLFVEVEEGIEGLVHVSEISHKKIKNPSEMFKEGVTIQAKVIHVSADERRLGLSIKQLKEEDDKRKPKEFRSGPADAGNTLGELLRQKLEDATEAKAAAETEDDES, encoded by the coding sequence ATGGAAAATAATGAAAACTTGAACTCCGAAATGGAGATGGACTTTGAGGCTGCCCTTGAAGACTATCTGAATGCCGATTTCGGAAACCTGGATGAAGGAAGTATTGTTGTCGGAGAAGTTGTTAAGGTTGATAAGGATTTCGTTCTTATTGATGTTAACTTCAAATCTGAAGGACAGATTGCTGCATCTGAATTCCTTGATGTTGATGGTGAGATGACCGTAAAGGTCGGTGACAAAGTTGACGTTTTTGTTTCAAACAAAAACGAAAACGAAGGAACCATCAATCTTTCCCGTGACAAAGCCAAACGCATGCAGCTCTTCGACAAACTCGAAGAAATGCAGGAAAATGAAGGCATTGTCGAAGGTAGAATCGTTCGCCGTATTAAAGGCGGTTACACTGTCGATCTAGACGGCGTTGAAGCGTTCCTACCTGGTTCCCACGTTGATCTTCGTCCCGTCCCTGATATGGACGCTCTCGTTGATCAGACATACGAATTTAAGATCCTTAAGATCAACCGTCGTCGCAGCAATGTTATCGTTTCAAGACGTGTTCTTCTCGAAGAACAGCGTAATGAAATGCGTTCCAAGCTGCTTGAAACTCTCGAAGAAGAGCAGACCATTATCGGTAAGGTTAAGAACATCACTGAATACGGTGTGTTCATCGACCTCGGCGGTCTCGACGGACTTCTCCATATTACCGACATGTCTTGGAAGCGTATTAAGCATCCTAAAGAAATGGTATCTCTCGGTGACGAACTTGAGCTTAGAGTTCTGAATTTTGACCAGGAAGGACAGAAAGTCTCTCTTGGACTCAAACAGCTCGTTCCAGATCCATGGGAAGATATCTCCGGTAAATACCCTGAAGGTTCCAAGTTCTCCGGCAAAGTTACTAACCTTGCTGATTACGGTGCTTTCGTGGAACTCGAAGCCGGTGTTGAAGGACTTGTTCACATTTCTGAAATGTCCTGGACCCGCAAACTCCGTCACCCTTCACAGATGGTACGTGTAGGCGACGAAGTTGACGTTATTGTTTTGGGTGTTGATCCCGACAAGAAGCGCATCTCTCTCGGTATGAAGCAAGTTAAGCCTAATCCTTGGGATGTTGTTGCAGAGAAGTTCCCTGAAGGAACTGTTCTTGAAGGCCAGATCAAAAATATCACTGAATTTGGTGTATTCATCGGTATCGAAGACGGTATTGACGGACTTATCCACGTTTCTGATATCTCCTGGACAAGAAAAGTACGTCACCCTTCAGAAGTTTACAGTGTTGGCGATTCCGTTCAGGCGAAAGTCCTCACTGTTGATAAAGAAAACGAAAAGTTCACCCTCGGCGTAAAGCAGCTCTCCGATGACCCATGGTCTCAGGTACCTTCTAAGTACCCCGTCGGCTGTACCCTTGAAGGACTTATCACCAATATCACTGACTTCGGTCTCTTTGTTGAGGTTGAAGAAGGTATTGAAGGCTTGGTTCACGTTTCTGAAATCTCTCATAAGAAGATCAAGAATCCTTCTGAGATGTTTAAAGAAGGCGTTACTATCCAGGCGAAAGTCATTCACGTCAGCGCTGATGAACGCAGACTCGGTCTGTCCATCAAACAGCTGAAAGAAGAAGACGACAAGCGTAAACCTAAAGAATTCCGTTCAGGCCCTGCTGATGCAGGTAACACTCTGGGCGAACTTCTTAGACAGAAGCTTGAAGATGCAACCGAAGCTAAAGCTGCAGCAGAGACTGAGGATGACGAATCCTAA
- the phoU gene encoding phosphate signaling complex protein PhoU, with product MEQRGHFTKKMDDLKVQILRMSSMAEIAMHNSVKALLENNAELAEEVIMNDIKINELECELDKFNIGLLALDQPMARDLRFIVGSMRISSNLERIGDEAVNLAQRSVFLSTRPLLPFNHKLEQMTVIARDMVTLAVKAFADEDPVLAGKVCGMDNDADSLNLRILKGLIEDMVSETRLVERGVHLIMASNHLERVADQATNIAESVIFIAQGVDIKHHFRG from the coding sequence ATGGAGCAGCGTGGTCATTTCACCAAAAAAATGGATGATCTTAAAGTTCAGATTCTGCGTATGTCGAGCATGGCTGAAATCGCGATGCATAATTCGGTTAAAGCGCTTCTCGAGAATAATGCAGAGCTTGCTGAAGAAGTCATAATGAATGACATTAAAATTAATGAGTTGGAATGCGAACTTGATAAATTTAATATCGGATTACTGGCTTTAGATCAGCCTATGGCTAGAGATTTAAGATTCATTGTCGGGTCTATGCGTATCAGCAGCAACCTTGAAAGAATCGGAGATGAGGCAGTTAATCTTGCTCAGCGCAGTGTTTTTTTAAGCACCAGACCTCTTCTTCCTTTTAATCATAAGCTTGAGCAGATGACTGTGATTGCGAGAGATATGGTTACGCTGGCTGTAAAGGCTTTTGCGGATGAAGATCCCGTTCTTGCCGGAAAAGTTTGCGGTATGGATAATGATGCCGACAGCCTTAACTTAAGAATTTTAAAAGGTCTTATTGAAGACATGGTTTCTGAGACAAGACTAGTTGAAAGAGGTGTTCATTTGATAATGGCTTCAAACCACCTTGAACGTGTGGCGGATCAGGCAACAAACATTGCTGAATCTGTGATATTTATTGCTCAGGGAGTGGACATAAAACATCATTTCCGGGGCTGA
- a CDS encoding PAS domain-containing sensor histidine kinase: MTIRTGVTGKHLLYAFALVIFLFWIGESLFEFIWFNPEGKSFTSQLLPLHNSHEMFMRVMTSFTFLVCGFVVSRMYNNLADSESQARESENNLRITFDSIGDAVIATDVEGNIVRMNPVAETLTGWDFTQAEGSALTDVVKMINPNTKGLSDNPLEGVLRDGEVRELSNHTILISKQGKKFHIADSAAPIRRDDGEMSGAVFVFRNVTERYKNEAELRSLRNYLFNIIDSMPSVLLGVSGDGQVTLWNRAAEQATGISAEAAQDKKLLEIFPRMETEMGRIFESIRSKEISREQKKIRHSETGVCYEDVTIFPLASNGAEGAEGAVVRVDDVTELIRLEQAMIQNEKMMSVGGLAAGMAHEINNPLAAILGHTQNINNRVFGDLEKNEEIAVACDVSLHKVREYLEKRGVPRMLDGIYSSSSHAAKIVSDMIRFSRKTESNMGRHHLFELLEDTLELAANDYDLKMHYDFRKIEIVREYDNSVPSLYCEGSEIQQVFLNILKNGAQSMMEKEYRGEHPRFILRVRKEEDVAVVEIEDNGLGMDENVIKRIFEPFYSTKKVGRSSGLGLSVSYFVVTDQHNGSMEAHSLPGSWARFIIKLPLAVEV, translated from the coding sequence ATGACCATACGGACAGGGGTTACTGGAAAACATTTGTTGTATGCCTTTGCTTTGGTAATATTTTTATTTTGGATTGGTGAAAGTCTTTTTGAGTTTATTTGGTTTAACCCCGAAGGGAAAAGTTTTACTTCACAGTTACTTCCGCTTCATAATTCACATGAAATGTTTATGCGGGTAATGACATCCTTTACATTCTTAGTATGCGGATTTGTTGTTTCAAGGATGTATAACAATCTTGCCGATTCAGAGAGTCAGGCTCGGGAAAGTGAAAATAATTTACGGATAACATTTGATTCAATCGGGGATGCTGTCATTGCAACCGATGTTGAAGGAAATATTGTACGAATGAATCCGGTTGCGGAAACATTAACCGGATGGGATTTTACTCAGGCTGAAGGTTCTGCTCTGACAGATGTAGTTAAGATGATAAATCCCAACACAAAGGGGCTGTCCGATAATCCGCTTGAGGGAGTCCTGCGGGATGGAGAAGTCCGGGAGCTTTCAAATCATACAATCTTGATTTCCAAGCAGGGAAAGAAATTTCATATAGCTGATTCCGCTGCCCCGATCAGACGGGATGACGGGGAAATGTCCGGAGCTGTTTTTGTCTTCAGAAATGTCACTGAACGATATAAAAATGAGGCAGAGCTTCGCAGTTTGCGTAATTATCTTTTTAATATCATTGATTCTATGCCGTCAGTTTTGCTTGGAGTTAGCGGTGACGGACAAGTGACTTTGTGGAATCGGGCCGCAGAGCAGGCAACCGGTATTTCTGCTGAAGCTGCGCAGGATAAAAAATTGTTAGAGATTTTCCCACGAATGGAAACGGAGATGGGCAGAATTTTTGAAAGTATCAGGTCGAAGGAAATAAGCCGGGAGCAAAAAAAGATTCGTCATTCGGAGACAGGGGTTTGCTATGAGGATGTGACAATCTTTCCTTTGGCGTCCAATGGGGCTGAAGGAGCTGAAGGTGCTGTGGTCCGGGTCGATGACGTGACAGAGCTTATCAGATTGGAACAGGCTATGATTCAGAATGAAAAGATGATGTCTGTCGGCGGGTTGGCGGCAGGAATGGCTCACGAAATAAATAATCCTCTGGCTGCAATATTAGGGCATACCCAGAATATTAATAATCGGGTTTTCGGGGATCTTGAGAAAAATGAGGAGATTGCTGTAGCATGTGATGTTTCTCTTCATAAGGTTAGGGAGTACTTAGAAAAACGGGGAGTCCCTAGGATGCTGGATGGAATTTATTCATCAAGCAGTCATGCTGCAAAAATTGTCAGTGATATGATCAGGTTCAGCCGTAAGACTGAAAGTAATATGGGGCGACACCACCTTTTTGAACTGTTGGAAGATACGTTGGAGTTGGCAGCAAATGATTATGATTTGAAGATGCATTATGATTTTCGCAAGATAGAAATTGTTCGTGAGTATGACAATAGCGTTCCTTCTCTTTATTGCGAAGGGAGTGAAATTCAACAAGTCTTTTTAAATATTCTCAAGAATGGCGCACAGTCTATGATGGAAAAAGAGTATCGCGGCGAGCATCCCCGGTTTATTCTCAGAGTTCGGAAAGAAGAGGATGTGGCTGTAGTTGAAATAGAAGACAATGGTCTAGGTATGGATGAAAATGTTATTAAACGAATTTTTGAGCCTTTTTATTCTACCAAAAAAGTGGGGCGAAGTTCCGGTCTCGGGTTGTCTGTCTCATATTTTGTTGTAACCGATCAGCACAATGGAAGCATGGAAGCACATTCTTTGCCCGGAAGCTGGGCGCGTTTTATTATTAAACTGCCGTTAGCCGTTGAGGTGTAG
- a CDS encoding MucR family transcriptional regulator yields the protein MEDHLKAALEIVKAQASVRTMTEDEITSMVQKLAFGIMQIGEGLTEKSSTTAQVAPVDPKKAIREKTIICLESGKPFKVLTKRHLAKYDITPEEYREKWGYAKKTPLVCKSLQRERRKKMKEMRLWERRKKVED from the coding sequence ATGGAAGACCATTTAAAAGCAGCTCTTGAAATTGTTAAAGCGCAAGCAAGCGTCAGAACCATGACCGAAGATGAAATCACATCCATGGTTCAAAAACTGGCATTCGGCATCATGCAAATAGGGGAAGGACTGACAGAAAAGTCTTCTACAACTGCGCAGGTTGCTCCGGTGGATCCCAAGAAGGCGATCAGAGAAAAAACTATCATCTGTCTGGAATCTGGAAAACCATTTAAAGTTCTCACCAAAAGACACCTTGCAAAATATGATATTACGCCTGAAGAATACCGGGAAAAATGGGGATATGCTAAAAAAACGCCTTTAGTCTGTAAATCGCTTCAACGCGAACGTCGTAAAAAAATGAAAGAAATGCGGCTCTGGGAAAGGCGGAAAAAGGTAGAAGATTAA
- a CDS encoding AMIN domain-containing protein: MSVRPLTIALLVVLLLVTASYALFHFGVLDPFLSGYSEVSDKNDNTGPVVRHPVSNLVLPLPSSKQQVAQSVNGSSEVGAETETEAGTDVVTEVQNAGDTQPVQVSAVKKVAAIAVTEVAQKDVAPKKSKVEKVVAGTLSRVKLDCSSDSLTLKISLSQPSDRITWFNLNDPKKLIVDIRGHWKNYAKSIYRLKDCAVEKIVLGENSDRFRLVFYINKKDLPLRIRPAIKKLSDGIEIKIKL; encoded by the coding sequence ATGTCTGTACGTCCTCTGACTATCGCTTTGCTTGTAGTACTCCTTCTGGTGACGGCTTCTTATGCTTTGTTCCATTTCGGAGTGCTTGATCCTTTTCTTTCCGGATATTCAGAAGTCAGTGACAAGAATGATAATACCGGTCCGGTTGTTCGCCATCCGGTGAGTAATCTTGTTTTGCCGTTGCCCTCCTCGAAACAGCAGGTTGCCCAGTCCGTGAATGGTTCTTCCGAGGTTGGTGCTGAAACAGAAACTGAAGCCGGGACTGACGTTGTTACCGAGGTTCAAAATGCTGGGGACACTCAGCCTGTGCAGGTTTCTGCTGTTAAAAAAGTTGCGGCAATAGCTGTTACAGAAGTTGCCCAAAAAGATGTCGCCCCAAAAAAGAGCAAAGTTGAAAAGGTCGTTGCCGGGACTCTTAGCCGTGTGAAACTTGATTGCTCGAGTGATTCCTTAACTTTGAAAATTTCTCTTTCACAGCCAAGCGACAGAATCACATGGTTTAATCTCAATGATCCTAAAAAGTTAATTGTGGATATTCGTGGACATTGGAAGAATTATGCAAAATCAATTTACAGATTAAAAGACTGTGCTGTCGAAAAGATTGTTCTCGGAGAGAATTCTGATAGATTTCGTCTTGTTTTTTATATTAACAAAAAAGATTTGCCCCTTAGAATCAGGCCCGCGATTAAAAAGCTTTCTGATGGGATAGAAATTAAAATTAAATTATAG
- the ald gene encoding alanine dehydrogenase, whose protein sequence is MLIGIPKEVKTMENRVSMTPGAVESLVRRGHTVVVEKEAGIGSGLPDDEYLSAGAKMVTADEAWAAEMVIKVKEPIASEYKYLRKGLLLFTYLHLAADRALTDILLESGTTGIAYETVQLPDRSLPLLTPMSEVAGRMAAQEGALHLEKPKGGRGVLLGGVPGVAPANVMILGGGVVGTNAAKIAAGMGARVTIFDVSHSRLQYLDDIFNGRVTTMTSTEPNIRAAVMLADLVIGAVLIPGAKAPNLITRGMLSTMKEGAVIVDVAVDQGGCVETIKATTHTDPTYVVDGVIHYGVANMPGAVPRTSTFALVNQTLPYAMLLADKGLDALRANNSLKLGLNTIDGKLTFAAVGEAFGLETITPDEALA, encoded by the coding sequence ATGCTTATTGGTATTCCTAAAGAAGTTAAAACTATGGAAAACAGGGTCTCAATGACTCCTGGAGCAGTTGAAAGTCTTGTCCGTCGCGGTCATACCGTTGTTGTTGAAAAAGAAGCCGGCATTGGAAGTGGACTTCCGGATGACGAGTATCTTTCTGCCGGTGCTAAGATGGTCACGGCTGATGAAGCCTGGGCTGCTGAAATGGTCATCAAAGTTAAAGAACCAATTGCTTCTGAATATAAATATCTCCGAAAAGGTCTTTTGCTTTTTACATATCTCCACCTCGCCGCTGACAGAGCTCTTACCGATATCCTTCTTGAGAGCGGAACCACCGGCATTGCATACGAAACAGTTCAGCTTCCCGACCGTTCGCTCCCTTTGCTCACTCCTATGAGTGAAGTTGCAGGCCGTATGGCTGCTCAGGAAGGCGCTCTGCATCTTGAAAAACCTAAAGGAGGCAGAGGTGTTCTTTTGGGCGGGGTTCCGGGAGTTGCTCCTGCAAATGTAATGATTCTCGGTGGCGGTGTTGTTGGAACCAATGCTGCTAAAATCGCTGCGGGCATGGGCGCAAGAGTTACTATTTTTGACGTAAGCCATTCAAGACTTCAGTATCTTGATGATATCTTCAACGGTAGAGTTACAACCATGACTTCTACCGAGCCTAACATTCGCGCTGCAGTTATGCTGGCGGATCTTGTAATCGGTGCGGTTTTGATTCCGGGGGCCAAGGCTCCTAATCTGATTACCCGCGGTATGCTTTCAACAATGAAAGAAGGGGCCGTGATTGTTGACGTGGCAGTTGATCAGGGCGGATGTGTTGAAACCATCAAGGCTACGACTCACACTGATCCCACTTATGTGGTTGATGGTGTTATTCATTACGGCGTAGCAAATATGCCCGGAGCTGTTCCCAGAACTTCTACCTTCGCTCTGGTTAATCAGACACTGCCTTATGCAATGCTGCTTGCTGATAAGGGGCTTGATGCTTTGCGTGCCAATAATTCATTAAAACTCGGGCTTAATACTATAGATGGTAAGCTTACCTTCGCAGCGGTTGGCGAGGCTTTCGGGCTGGAAACAATTACTCCTGATGAGGCTCTTGCTTAA
- a CDS encoding OmpA/MotB family protein codes for MAKKKEEDIIYVIGKPDTEPPHEEGLPPWMATFADMVTLLLCFFVLLLSFANQDIANFEKLKGSMRDAFGVQFEDRTGRKVAYSESPFSASSEKKAAKKDMAALELDIRAFINAGKVSKLMSVNTDQQGVLVRVPSRAIFKPGTATLAPRIYKVLDKISSIMKTKKFNLVVRGHTDDRATHNNVYDSNWELSSARAASCLRYVLQKSGVSPTRVKAVGYAGTKPLVPNTSDRNRAINRRVEYYYQPPSKIW; via the coding sequence GTGGCTAAGAAAAAAGAAGAAGATATTATATATGTTATCGGTAAACCAGACACCGAACCGCCGCATGAAGAGGGGTTGCCTCCATGGATGGCCACTTTTGCCGATATGGTTACTTTATTGCTTTGTTTCTTTGTTCTTCTTTTGTCTTTTGCCAATCAGGATATTGCCAACTTTGAAAAACTGAAAGGTTCAATGAGAGATGCTTTCGGTGTGCAGTTTGAAGACAGAACAGGGCGTAAGGTTGCTTACTCTGAAAGTCCTTTTTCTGCCAGTTCCGAAAAAAAAGCGGCTAAAAAAGATATGGCGGCTTTGGAACTTGATATAAGAGCATTTATTAATGCCGGTAAGGTTTCAAAGCTTATGTCGGTAAATACTGATCAGCAGGGAGTTTTAGTTCGTGTCCCTTCCCGTGCCATTTTTAAGCCCGGAACGGCAACTCTGGCCCCCCGTATTTATAAAGTTCTGGATAAAATTTCGAGTATAATGAAGACAAAAAAATTTAATCTGGTAGTCAGAGGACATACAGATGACCGGGCTACACACAATAATGTTTATGATTCAAACTGGGAATTGTCCTCTGCCAGAGCAGCATCTTGTTTGAGGTATGTTTTGCAGAAATCAGGAGTTTCTCCGACTAGAGTCAAGGCTGTCGGTTATGCCGGGACAAAGCCTCTGGTTCCAAATACATCCGACCGTAACCGGGCAATTAATCGAAGGGTTGAGTATTATTACCAGCCTCCATCAAAAATTTGGTAA
- a CDS encoding glycogen/starch/alpha-glucan phosphorylase, whose translation MSTKDSDVVLEEMGGLDSESLVESICQHHLSNLGRDYGRSDKFSLYQALAYSLRDRLVGNWIKTQRSYYNRSAKSVYYLSLEFLVGKSLTSNAINLGIEKETEEALGKFGVTLEDAESAEVDAGLGNGGLGRLASCFLDSMATLGIPGYGYGIRYEYGIFKQAIENGEQVELPDDWLHSGNPWEFRRRGFVFTIGLYGREEKYTHDDGSLRHRWTDTAKVMAMPVDMLIPGYKNGNVINMRLWEAQPARRFNLDLFNSGDYIRSMEDAVKTETISKVLYPSDKLSEGRELRLVQQYFFVSATIQDMLRRFEKIKLDFSELPNRAVVHLNETHPAIAIPELMRILIDEHMLNWDQAWRICRRTFAYTNHTVMPEALEKWSLDMMRKVLPRHVSIIFEINRRFLEDVKNCFPGDEERLSRMSIIEEGEYPQVRMAWLAVVGSFTVNGVSTLHGELIKKNIFYDFVEMFPGRFTSVTNGITPRRWLKQCNIPLSELITEKIGKGWVTDLSRLHQLESLAEDEEFQNRWYDCRLKAKKKLVEYAQKEYGLYMPADWMYDVQVKRIHEYKRQVLNVLHAITLYCRLKKDPSSVAVPRVKIFAGKAAPGYFLAKRIIRLINSVGAVINSDSAVNHKLRIAFLPNYRVSQAEYIIPATDLSEQISLAGTEASGTGNMKFALNGALTIGTLDGANIEIMEEVGRENIFIFGMNADEVEKRKHEGYVSGDVVGGDSELAEALNLLADGTFSEGDRDFFAPILDSLFAEGDQYMTLADYRAYVDAQDALEQIWLDRKKWLKMSILNTAGSGHFSSDRAIMEYATSIWGVHPMEKES comes from the coding sequence ATGTCGACAAAGGATTCCGACGTAGTATTAGAAGAAATGGGCGGACTGGACTCCGAATCATTAGTTGAAAGTATTTGTCAGCATCATCTTTCGAATCTTGGCAGGGATTACGGTAGATCTGACAAGTTTTCACTCTATCAGGCTTTGGCATATTCTCTGCGAGACAGGCTGGTGGGTAACTGGATAAAAACGCAACGCTCTTACTATAATCGCAGCGCAAAAAGCGTTTACTATCTTTCACTTGAATTTTTAGTGGGTAAATCTCTTACAAGTAATGCTATTAATCTCGGGATTGAAAAGGAAACAGAGGAAGCTCTTGGTAAATTCGGAGTTACGCTGGAAGATGCCGAAAGTGCAGAGGTGGATGCCGGACTCGGTAACGGCGGACTCGGAAGGCTTGCCTCATGTTTTCTTGATTCAATGGCTACACTCGGGATTCCGGGTTACGGATATGGAATAAGATACGAGTACGGAATTTTTAAACAAGCCATTGAAAACGGTGAACAGGTGGAACTGCCCGATGATTGGCTTCATTCGGGAAATCCGTGGGAGTTCCGCAGAAGGGGATTTGTTTTTACTATCGGGCTGTATGGCAGAGAAGAAAAGTATACTCATGACGATGGCTCTTTGAGGCATCGCTGGACCGATACGGCAAAAGTGATGGCAATGCCTGTGGATATGCTTATTCCGGGGTATAAAAACGGTAATGTAATAAATATGAGACTTTGGGAGGCCCAGCCTGCCAGAAGATTTAATCTCGATCTTTTCAACAGCGGTGACTACATCCGCTCAATGGAAGATGCTGTTAAGACGGAAACAATTTCCAAGGTGCTTTATCCGAGTGACAAACTCAGTGAAGGACGTGAGTTACGTTTAGTTCAGCAGTATTTCTTTGTTTCGGCAACTATTCAGGATATGCTTCGCCGGTTTGAGAAAATAAAACTGGACTTTTCAGAGCTTCCAAACAGGGCGGTGGTTCATTTAAATGAAACTCATCCGGCAATAGCTATACCTGAATTGATGCGTATTTTAATTGATGAACATATGCTCAACTGGGATCAGGCATGGAGAATCTGCCGGAGAACTTTCGCTTATACTAATCATACAGTAATGCCGGAAGCTCTTGAAAAATGGTCCCTTGATATGATGCGTAAGGTTCTTCCCCGCCATGTTTCGATCATTTTTGAAATTAACCGCCGTTTCCTTGAAGATGTAAAAAATTGTTTTCCGGGGGATGAGGAAAGGCTTTCCCGCATGTCCATAATTGAGGAAGGGGAATATCCGCAGGTCCGTATGGCCTGGCTTGCTGTGGTGGGGAGTTTTACCGTGAACGGAGTTTCGACTCTGCATGGAGAATTGATTAAGAAAAACATTTTTTATGATTTTGTTGAAATGTTTCCGGGAAGATTCACCTCGGTCACCAATGGAATTACTCCGCGCAGGTGGCTTAAACAATGCAATATTCCGCTTTCAGAATTGATAACGGAAAAGATAGGTAAGGGCTGGGTTACCGATTTATCAAGATTGCATCAGCTTGAGTCTCTGGCGGAAGATGAAGAGTTTCAGAATCGCTGGTATGATTGCAGGCTGAAGGCTAAAAAGAAACTCGTAGAATATGCTCAGAAGGAATACGGGTTGTATATGCCTGCCGACTGGATGTATGATGTTCAGGTGAAAAGAATTCACGAATATAAGCGGCAGGTGTTGAATGTTCTTCACGCGATTACTTTGTACTGTCGTCTGAAAAAAGATCCGTCGAGTGTGGCTGTGCCGAGAGTTAAGATCTTTGCGGGTAAGGCCGCTCCGGGATATTTTCTTGCCAAGCGGATTATCCGGCTGATTAACTCTGTCGGAGCAGTTATTAATTCCGATAGTGCAGTGAATCATAAACTGCGCATTGCTTTTTTGCCCAACTACAGGGTTTCACAGGCTGAGTATATTATTCCGGCCACAGACCTTTCCGAGCAGATTTCGCTTGCAGGAACAGAGGCTTCCGGTACCGGGAATATGAAATTTGCTCTTAACGGGGCTTTGACCATAGGAACCTTGGACGGGGCAAATATCGAAATTATGGAAGAAGTCGGTAGAGAGAATATCTTTATATTCGGTATGAATGCAGACGAAGTTGAAAAGCGTAAACACGAAGGTTATGTTTCCGGTGATGTTGTCGGGGGAGATTCAGAGTTGGCAGAGGCCCTCAATCTGCTCGCCGATGGAACTTTCTCTGAAGGTGATCGCGACTTCTTTGCCCCCATATTGGATTCTTTATTTGCCGAAGGAGATCAGTACATGACTCTGGCAGATTATAGAGCTTATGTTGATGCTCAGGATGCACTTGAGCAGATCTGGCTGGACCGTAAGAAGTGGCTTAAAATGTCCATTTTAAATACTGCTGGTTCGGGGCATTTCTCCAGCGACCGAGCTATAATGGAATATGCCACAAGTATATGGGGAGTTCACCCCATGGAAAAAGAATCGTAG